The nucleotide window TGCCACCTTTACCACGACCAgacatttttcactttttttttttagttattaaacaCTTCACTAGAGCACTGAATACACAAAACTGTTAACGTTTCCATACAAGTAACGCagtatttatactttttttgtgTTCTGCTCTCACACACGGGGGTTGATTATCAACACACTAGCTATGTAGATACACATATAATTCGGCTGCAcgaaaaaaagtatatattgcGCACAACATtcgtagaaatttataaattgtgaacaGTGTTAAAAGTGTTTGTGAAGTGTAAACaactgaaaattaaattgtgaaaaatgccCCCTAAAGCAAGTGGAAAAGCAACAAAGAAGGCTGGCAAGGCCCAAAAGAATATTACCAAGAGTGATAAGACCAGGAAACGCAAGcgtaatgcattaaacacattgaagacagcaggcttccgacttcaatctgtcaaaaatagaatacacacgtttatatgaagacgattcttttgacgacagcacaactTCACGACGACACGACTtcgtttgctgctgctgcccaattaggctaatttctatttttgtcaacttcaaaacagaaatagtgttgctaatataataaaaaatgtaaatcaaattagtgcttaaaaaaatatatttttttttacttaattaagagaagtttctgataaccatattgaaatgaattaataacaggtacataaattattaccacatatatatatttactcaaaataattgtttaacgtttaattactttggaattttgtacggttattttttattaaaataaaaaattaaagtgacatcactgaattataaatcagctgtttactttgaagctgtcgtctttaaaagaaTTCACCGGCTGCCGCACGGCTGCAACTTCAGCCAGCAGCATTTGTGTTCGTGAAGTCgtgaagcctgctgtcttcaatgtgtttaatgcataaggaAAGTTATGCCATCTACATTTACAAAGTGTTGAAGCAAGTACATCCCGATACTGGTATTTCCTCAAAGGCCATGAGTATCATGAACAGTTTTGTTAATGATATTTTCGAACGTATTGCCGCTGAAGCATCTCGTTTGGCTCAATACAACAAACGTTCGACCATCACCAGTCGGGAAATTCAAACTGCCGTCCGTCTATTGTTGCCCGGTGAATTGGCTAAGCACGCTGTCAGTGAAGGCACCAAGGCTGTAACCAAATACACCAGCTccaagtaaattttatttacaccaccacgattgattctttttttaattacaaaaggCCCTTTTCAGGGccacaaaatcaattttaaaagagttttaatttgttatcaagcgtttttagtaatttatattacatgttttttttttttagaaaaaattataaactatttacatttcatacaatatttaaaaaatacaaaaattaacttcttattatatttttgacgtTCTTATTAACTAtccaaaatggaaaattaaacaaacatttttaataaaaattaaaatgtttttaaatattatattgtttactgtctaaaatggaaaataagacctaaaaaaaaataaaataatacttaataCAAACACTTTTAGGGGTACTGCATAAAAAGTCTAGAAGATAatctaaaaatcaattttaaatccataaagttgacaattaattcaaattttagagGTTTTtctaacataatttaaaaatttgtaataatttataaaataaattttttttatttttgaaaaaatatttttattaattctatttaatgaaaaattgaatATTAGAGTTTTTAAGCAATATTGTGTTTTGCCGAcggcttttaattttttactttgtcaATTGAATTTTAGAGCTTTTAGGCAACATTGTGTTTTGCCGACggcttttatgaaattttcttaataaatattgtgtataatttaatgaaaaattgaattttagagtttttatGCAATATTGTGTTTTGCCGAcggcatttaattttttactttgtcaATTGAATTTTTAGAGCTTTTAGGTAACATTGTGTTTTGCAGACggcttttatgaaattttcttaaaaaatattgtgtataatttACAGgcaaattgaatttataaacaataaatttttcttttcaaatgtcagtagaaataaaatgagaattattgtgtaaaatattctttaaagtacatctattttatttttttttttttttaaatattaagtttaGAATTTGTAATTTAATCTCTTTTATGTAATTATTTTGTAGCCCTGAAAAGGGCTTTTtaggttataaatatttttttcaaatattgaaaaataacattgttgataataaaaaaaaagatttacttTTTGGCGACTGCCTTTTTGGCTGCTGGTTTCTTGACTGGTGATGCCTTTTTGGGCTTGGCTGCAACAGCGGTTTTTGCTTTGGGTGCTTTTGGTTTAGTTGCTGGAGCCTTTTTGGTGGTTTTTGCTTTAACTGTGCCAGTCTTCTTAGCAGTTTTAGCATTGACCTTTTCGGTCTTCTTCTTCTCAGCAGTCTTTTTAGCGGCAGATGGTTTCTTAGCTGAGACTGCAGCAGCCTTCTTCTTGGCAGCGGCGGCTGACTTTTTCTTTTTGTCTGCAGCAGCAgctacttttttcttttcagaAGCGGGTTTCTTTTCTTTAGGCTCTTTTGAGGCAGCAGCTGACAATTTGAATGAACCAGAAGCACCCTTACCTTTTGTTTGAATTAGTTTTCCACTAGTTACGGCACTCTTCAAATATTTCTTGATGAAAGGAGCCAATTTCTGTGCATCTACCTTATAAGTACCGGCCATGTATTTCTTAATAGCTGCAAGAGATGAACCACCGCGTTCCTTTAAAGTTTTAATGGCTGCATCAACCATTTGTTGAGTTGGAGGATGAGATGGTGCAGCTGATGGTTTCTTTGCCTTGGCAGAAGTAACTTTTTTCGCCTTTTTCTCAGCTGCTGGAGCAGCAACGGGAGAGGCAGTATTTTCAACAACAGCGGAATCagacatgtttaaaattttcttcacttttattttttattaacacaaaaattgtaagtaTATGGTGGTAGCACTTTTTGTGTGTGTGCGCACAAAACCATTAGGTACATCGTTATCATGAGAAGTTCATAGTAGTcgacaacaacaatttgttaaatttttagtgaGAGCTCgagtaaaatttaacaaaagttttttcttcttttcaattatttcgactatatttaataaaaaatttaaaaaatgttttacataATCCATAGTATAGGTGTTGTAgattgtattttaataaaaataattaattttcacttAGCCAATTCTATTCTATAGACCTTTTTCTAACAAGTTTTTAATATGtttctaacaaaatattaatgtaattacacgtaattgttatattattacaaaattctttaacaaaattgatGTCCACAGAATATCACATGTGTTTTCTTTatgttggttaaaaaaaatttcaatttaatttatttttagatttttgaaaattattttaaaatttactctaTTACAGAGTCATTTTGCTCATATTGTCATGATAATCTTTGAAAGATTTCtttcacaaatttaaataaatattaaaaataataatgatttcgAGCAACATTTCAACATATTATCATTGATATTGttctaaatattacaaaactaaatttttattttattatttattaataactttgtgAATATCATTGCTAAAATCTTCTTACCATTCATTCCCTACATACACgattaatgtaatttttttaaaagtgtaaaatgaTTATCATctgattttttctttgtttatatttacaatgcaacaaaatatgattacaatgaaaaaataaatattaaatttttaggttgtgaaacatttatttacaaaaatttatataaatttgtctaatatttatttgaagatGCATATAAAGCGATTAGAAAACCAATAATAATTTCtctgtaatgatttttttataataatatgatattgggaaatttaaaaattcgctttacaaattgtttaatgaaaatattatttcatcATGTTTCCTTGTCAGAAAGTACAAAAAAGTTTAAGAAATTGTTCGTAAATTTAAagaaagttaaacaaaaaaatatacaagtaaaaaatctaatattcttttcataatataaacaaaaaatatattcaaagtaaaatatctcataaaatttcatgttaAGACGACGGACGGCAAACATGACggtaaaaattcataattttttccttCTACAAATATACaagtaataaatttaatgttcttttcttaaaataaccaaaaatatattcaaagtaaaatatctcataaaatttcatgtttagccgacggaaaattgtatttttaagccGTCGGTcggtaaaatttcataatttcttccttctaaaaatatacaaaaatttcctaaaatttcaTATATGAATAGACAATTCATGTTAAGCCGACGGCAAAAtgtgtttatgtttttgttaagCCGTcggtaaaatttcatttcaaaaattgttccttctaaaaatatacaaaaatttaatattcttttttataaaataaccaacaaaaatatgttcaaacgtaaataaaaatagttttaaatgtttttatatacatattttctaaacaaattgtTCGTTCATGTTACAAAAAGAAGAatattacatacataaaaattaattaactaaaaactagtaataaaaaaatctttacgtttaaacaataactaaaattctctttttcaatatatttaatggTCCTAAAAAGGACcgattaatgtaaaaaaaataaaaatagaggagaatttaaaaatttccaaacaaatttcgttttataaacCATTGATAATGtttcttgtttatttatatgtagtttcaattttacaataaataaacaacaaaattctagtattaatttaaaaacaaacaaaaattcaccaaattattttatttatttttacacagacacacagggatgaaaaaaaaaaaattataaaatattttttcttcataaatttcaattattttgagctaaccacaacaacaataataataacaacaacaacatcaatcgaaaaaaaaatcggcgaGGGGGACAATAAAATTTCAACCAGAAAATGCACTAtctcttttaaaaattcatttagtGGTCCTGAAAAGGAccgattttgttttgttgttatttatacaTCATCATCACATCGACACATTAAATTAAGCGCGTTCGCCACGAATACGTCTAGCCAATTGGATATCCTTTGGCATAATGGTGACACGTTTAGCGTGGATGGCACACAAGTTGGTATCTTCGAAAAGACCAACCAAATAGGCTTCACTGGCCTCTTGAAGAGCCATAACAGCAGAGCTCTGGAAACGTAAATCTGTTTTGAAATCTTGAGCAATTTCACGTACCAAACGTTGGAATGGCAATTTACGGATCAACAACTCAGTGCTCTTTTGGTAACGGCGAATTTCACGCAAAGCTACAGTACCAGGGCGATAACGATGAGGTTTCTTAACACCACCGGTAGCTGGTGCACTCTTGCGAGCAGCCTTAGTAGCCAATTGTTTACGTGGTGCTTTGCCACCAGTCGATTTACGGGCAGTTTGCTTTGTACGAGCCATTTTTCACTTcacttttttttcactttttcacACAATCACTGTTAACAcaagaataaaatttttgccGCACTTTAGCcgctttatatagaaaattttcacaaaaatttaagGGGGTGCTTTTGAATTTTACACAACGCACACGAAAtgaaaagtacaaaaatatattacttgCTCTCTCTAATTTTAGTTGAATTTGGTATAAATACAAGTTGTTCTCCCTACAATAATCATTAGTTCTTGTGCTACGTTTGTGAAGtgtgtttcaaaaaaaataaagtgaatTAAAAATGACTGGTCGTGGTAAAGGTGGTAAAGGCTTGGGAAAAGGTGGCGCTAAACGTCATCGTAAAGTGTTGCGTGATAACATCCAAGGTATTACCAAGCCAGCTATTAGACGTTTGGCTCGTCGTGGTGGTGTAAAACGTATTTCTGGTTTGATTTACGAAGAAACTCGCGGTGTTTTGAAagtgtttttggaaaatgttattCGTGATGCTGTCACCTATACTGAACACGCCAAGAGGAAAACCGTAACCGCCATGGATGTTGTCTATGCTTTGAAGAGACAAGGACGTACTTTGTACGGTTTCGGCGGTTAAACACACCATTTATTTAGCGGACAATTaatgattatattttaaaaaacaaaacaaccaaTCGGTCCTTTTCAggaccacaaaaaatatttttaaagagattttacttgttcaaaaattattattgcattattattttgatttaaatacattcaaaaaatcaaaattaatgacATGAAATGTATAGGGTTTTTTTTTCTGGTAAAtgttcactttttttaattttgcgagttattttatttactagatattaaaaaccaaattagtttattaacaaagaattttagattttttttctcttttattcaTGAAAGATAAAttacatttgtatttttaaatataaaaattaatattaattttcagaaacaaacaaacaatattctttaatacatatgtatgtagatataaccgaatgattcaataataggtataaagttctattttaatattattattatttttagtaatgtgtgaatatttttccttttcaatacatacatactatgcaTACATTTAAGCATCTTTCATTGatcaaagtaaacaaaaatttaatacatacatatagtatATAGTATTTGTATGCATGTACATATAAAGAAACAAATTCTTACAATTTGATTGACTGTACGTACTACTATAATTCGTACAGAAACAAAATCGCCTAACACACCCAAATATTTAGTGGAAAAACAGGAATTCTTTCATAGTTATTAGCAAGAAACCAGCaaacataacaacaacaacaatgcttgtacatactatataaatatgtatgtttgtgtaaaaGGGATGATTAAGAGACAGCTGATGTTTTTGCATAGACAAAGAAAATGGATAAGAAATATAAACGGCTgctaaataagaaaacaaaaaaacggaAAGGagaaaagagaaataaaaatttgccaATAAGAAATATTCcacataatataataaataggtacatatgtacatatttgtaaatatttatacatatgtacagtgGAACAacttttagataattttttacgtaaacaataatttaatggtaaaataaatgaatgtacattccttaaaattaaagaaattcttTGCTTTGATACAAACCAGTTTTCAAACAAGAAGaagaatacaaataaaattatgtacTACACTCTGACAAATAAAATGTGTATGCACGAATTCCATCGTTGTTATACCAACAAAACAACATCGTTATTTTCTTTTCGTTGACTATCGGAATACactaaaataatatacatacatacatatgtatgtagtaaaaCAAAATAGGGATGAATTATGaagtatttatatagaaaatgaaaatttgtaagaAATATTAAGAGGAATGTtagttaaaataacaatttattttatataaataaatatgtgaggggaaatttggaaaaaaaaaattttttatttttttattaatacctATGTAATAtagtttagtgaaaaaatttgttctctttataaaaatgaatttgTCGTCCTGAAAAGGACGGATTGTTTCTTTTGACGATATACGATGGTCTGTAtataaatgtagtatttttttcttgttggttTCGAATAATTTAAGCCTTCTTTTCTGTTTTCTTGGGCAAAAGTACAGCTTGAATGTTTGGCAAAACACCACCTTGGGCAATGGTTACACCAGACAACAATTTGTTCAATTCTTCGTCATTACGGATGGCCAATTGCAAATGACGAGGGATAATTCTGGTCTTCTTGTTGTCACGAGCAGCATTACCAGCCAATTCAAGAACTTCAGCGGCCAAATATTCCATAACGGCAGCTAAATATACTGGAGCGCCGGCACCAACACGTTCAGCATAATTGCCTTTACGCAACAAACGATGAATACGACCGACGGGGAATTGCAAACCAGCACGGTTTGAACGGGACTTTGCCTTTCCCTTAACTTTGCCACCTTTACCACGACCAgacatttttcactttttttttttagttattaaacaCTTCACTAGAGCACTGAATACACAAAACTGTTAACGTTTCCATACAAGTAACGCagtatttatactttttttgtgTTCTGCTCTCACACACGGGGGTTGATTATCAACACACTAGCTATGTAGATACACATATAATTCGGCTGCAcgaaaaaaagtatatattgcGCACAACATtcgtagaaatttataaattgtgaacaGTGTTAAAAGTGTTTGTGAAGTGTAAACaactgaaaattaaattgtgaaaaatgccCCCTAAAGCAAGTGGAAAAGCAACAAAGAAGGCTGGCAAGGCCCAAAAGAATATTACCAAGAGTGATAAGACCAGGAAACGCAAGCGTAAGGAAAGTTATGCCATCTACATTTACAAAGTGTTGAAGCAAGTACATCCCGATACTGGTATTTCCTCAAAGGCCATGAGTATCATGAACAGTTTTGTTAATGATATTTTCGAACGTATTGCCGCTGAAGCATCTCGTTTGGCTCAATACAACAAACGTTCGACCATCACCAGTCGGGAAATTCAAACTGCCGTCCGTCTATTGTTGCCCGGTGAATTGGCTAAGCACGCTGTCAGTGAAGGCACCAAGGCTGTAACCAAATACACCAGCTccaagtaaattttatttacaccaccacgattgattctttttttaattacaaaaggCCCTTTTCAGGGccacaaaatcaattttaaaagagttttaatttgttatcaagcgtttttagtaatttatattacatgttttttttttttagaaaaaattataaactatttacatttcatacaatatttaaaaaatacaaaaattaacttcttattatatttttgacgtTCTTATTAACTAtccaaaatggaaaattaaacaaacatttttaataaaaattaaaatgtttttaaatattatattgtttactgtctaaaatggaaaataagacctaaaaaaaaataaaataatacttaataCAAACACTTTTAGGGGTACTGCATAAAAAGTCTAGAAGATAatctaaaaatcaattttaaatccataaagttgacaattaattcaaattttagagGTTTTtctaacataatttaaaaatttgtaataatttataaaataaattttttttatttttgaaaaaatatttttattaattctatttaatgaaaaattgaatATTAGAGTTTTTAAGCAATATTGTGTTTTGCCGAcggcttttaattttttactttgtcaATTGAATTTTAGAGCTTTTAGGCAACATTGTGTTTTGCCGACggcttttatgaaattttcttaataaatattgtgtataatttaatgaaaaattgaattttagagtttttatGCAATATTGTGTTTTGCCGAcggcatttaattttttactttgtcaATTGAATTTTTAGAGCTTTTAGGTAACATTGTGTTTTGCAGACggcttttatgaaattttcttaaaaaatattgtgtataatttACAGgcaaattgaatttataaacaataaatttttcttttcaaatgtcagtagaaataaaatgagaattattgtgtaaaatattctttaaagtacttctattttattttttttttttttttaaatattaagtttaGAATTTGTAATTTAATCTCTTTTATGTAATTATTTTGTAGCCCTGAAAAGGGCTTTTtaggttataaatatttttttcaaatattgaaaaataacattgttgataataaaaaaaaagatttacttTTTGGCGACTGCCTTTTTGGCTGCTGGTTTCTTGACTGGTGATGCCTTTTTGGGCTTGGCTGCAACAGCGGTTTTTGCTTTGGGTGCTTTTGGTTTAGTTGCTGGAGCCTTTTTGGTGGTTTTTGCTTTAACTGTGCCAGTCTTCTTAGCAGTTT belongs to Calliphora vicina chromosome 4, idCalVici1.1, whole genome shotgun sequence and includes:
- the LOC135957445 gene encoding histone H1-like — translated: MSDSAVVENTASPVAAPAAEKKAKKVTSAKAKKPSAAPSHPPTQQMVDAAIKTLKERGGSSLAAIKKYMAGTYKVDAQKLAPFIKKYLKSAVTSGKLIQTKGKGASGSFKLSAAASKEPKEKKPASEKKKVAAAADKKKKSAAAAKKKAAAVSAKKPSAAKKTAEKKKTEKVNAKTAKKTGTVKAKTTKKAPATKPKAPKAKTAVAAKPKKASPVKKPAAKKAVAKK
- the LOC135958160 gene encoding histone H4, whose translation is MTGRGKGGKGLGKGGAKRHRKVLRDNIQGITKPAIRRLARRGGVKRISGLIYEETRGVLKVFLENVIRDAVTYTEHAKRKTVTAMDVVYALKRQGRTLYGFGG
- the LOC135958158 gene encoding histone H2B-like, whose amino-acid sequence is MPPKASGKATKKAGKAQKNITKSDKTRKRKRKESYAIYIYKVLKQVHPDTGISSKAMSIMNSFVNDIFERIAAEASRLAQYNKRSTITSREIQTAVRLLLPGELAKHAVSEGTKAVTKYTSSK
- the LOC135958619 gene encoding histone H2B-like, producing MHKESYAIYIYKVLKQVHPDTGISSKAMSIMNSFVNDIFERIAAEASRLAQYNKRSTITSREIQTAVRLLLPGELAKHAVSEGTKAVTKYTSSK
- the LOC135958157 gene encoding histone H2A, with the protein product MSGRGKGGKVKGKAKSRSNRAGLQFPVGRIHRLLRKGNYAERVGAGAPVYLAAVMEYLAAEVLELAGNAARDNKKTRIIPRHLQLAIRNDEELNKLLSGVTIAQGGVLPNIQAVLLPKKTEKKA